Sequence from the Hyalangium minutum genome:
CGGACATAGAAGAAGGCGTGCTGGCTGCGGATGATGCGCAGGCTCGGCGGGGCGTGCAGCAGCGGCTCCGCGGCCGACAGAATCAGCGTGCCCCCTGGCGCGAGCCGCTCGGCCAGCGCGCTCACCACCCGCTCGAAGGCCTCGGGGGTGAAGTAGATGAGGACGTTGCGGCAGAAGATGACGTCGAAGCCCTCGCCCCCTCCTCCGGATGGGGTGGGGTATGGCGTCTCCATCAGGTTGTGGTGCTGGAAGATCGCCCGCTCGCGCAGCTCCGGTATCAGGATGGCGCGCGAGCCATCCGGCATGAAGTAGCGCTCGCGCAGCGAGCCCGGCAGCCTCCGCACCTGCTCCCCGGGGAAGCTCAGCGTCCGCGCCCGGTTGAGCGCCGCCTCGGAGATGTCCGTGCCCAGCACGGTGCTGCCCTGATCCGCCCGCGCCTCGTCGAGCATGATGAGCAGCGTGGCCACCTCCTCGCCCGTGGCGCAACCCGCGCTCCACACGCGCAGAGGCCGCCCCAGTGACTTCGAGACCAGCGGCTCCAGCACGTGAGCGCGGAAGTCCTGCAGCTGCACCTCGTCCCGGAACAGGTCCGTCTTGTGGACGGCCACCACGGAGATGAGCGTGGAGAGATCCGCCGCGCCCGAGGGCGACTGCAGGTGGAGCAGGTACTGTTGCTCGGAGAGTGAGCCCTGCAGCACCGTCAGCCGCTCATCCAGTCTGCGCCGCTGTGCCCCGCTCAAGGCCATGCCCGTCCGGGCCGCGATATAGGCCTGGACGAGCAATGTGGAGCGGGGAGGCGCCAAGCCGGTCACCGCCCCTGGGCGAGAGGTTCACCCCGCGTCAGCCGCACCAGCGACGTGGCCACCTCGTCCCCATGGACCAGGTGATCCACCGCGTTGCGCTCCACGGCCGCCCCGGGCATGCCGAACACCACACAGGACTCCTCGTTCTGAGCCACGGTGACACCGCCGGCCTGCTTGATGGCGAGCATGCCCGCCGCCCCGTCCTCGCCCATGCCGGTGAGGATGACGCCCAGCGCTCGCCGCCCGTACGCCTTGGCCACGCTCTCCAGCAGCACCGTGGCCGACGGCATGTGCCCGTCCCGCTCCACGCCCGGCTTGAGCGCCACGCGCCCTCGGAACGGAATCACCATGTGCATGCCGGGCGGAGCAATCAGCACGTGCCCCGGCATCAGCAGCTCGCCGTCCTGCGCCAGTCGAACCTTCAGCTTCGAGGAGTTGGCCAGCCACCCCGCCAGCGACTCGGCGAACGCGGCGTTGATGTGCTGGACGATGGCGATGGGCGCCGGGAAGTCCGCGGGCAGCTCGGAGATCATCCGCTGGAGGATCTGTGGCCCCCCCGTGGACGCGCCCACTGCCACCATGCCCACGCTGGCCGGAAGGACCGAGGGCAGGGTCTCCGGCTTGAAGGCCGGTGTAATCCGCTTGGGCCCTCGCAGGTGGCGGATGACGCGCACCGAGGACAGCAGCTTCAGCTCCTTGGCCAGGTTCCACGCCTCGAGCCCATCGTCGATGGACGGCTTCACGCGCAGGCCCAGCGCGCCGAGCTCCAGCGCGCGGCACGTCAGCTCCGGAGCCTGGCTGCGCGGGTCCGCGGTCAGCACCAGGATGGGCGTGGGGCACTCGGCCATGATGTGCTCCACGGCCGTGAGCCCATCCATCACCGGCATGTCCACATCCATGGTGATGACGTTCGGGCGCAGCTCCTTGACGCGAGCCACCGCCTCCTTGCCATCAGCGCACGTGGCGACGACCTGGAGATCCGGGTCCTGCCCCAGTGCTTCGCAGATGAGCTGTCGGCAGATGAGCGAGTCATCGACCACCAGCACCGACACTTTCTTGCCCATTACCTGTGCATACCCCGTGCGCGCCCTCAGGAGTATACCCAATGGCTCCCGGTGTCCTTAGGGCGGCCTTTACCCCAACAAGCGCTTCACGACATCCACCAGATCCTGGCGCACCAAATCTCCCTTGGTGATGTAACCGTCCGCCCCCACCGCCAACCCCTTCTTCCGGTCTTCCTCCCCTCCACGGGTAGTGAGAATAATGACTGGGAGTCGGTTAAGGGTGTCATGGCCCTTGATCTGGCGGGTGAGCTCCAGTCCGTCCAGGCCGGGCATCTCCAAGTCAGTGACGACCAGGTCCACCTGGGTGGTGGAGAGCAGGTGGATGGCCTCGGCGCCGTCCGCGGCGGAGATGGTGTCATACCCGACCGCCTCCAGGAGCGCGGCGATGAGCTCGCGGGTGAGGGGTGAGTCATCCACGACCATGATGCGGCGGCGGTGGACCTCCTGGGCCCGCTCGGAGGTGCGGGGCAGACGGGCCGTCAGGGAGCCATAGGCACCTGCGGTGAGGTAGGCGGCGGCGAGCACCATGGCCAACCGGCCGTCCGCCAGGGTGGTGGCACCGCTGAGGTGCCCGAACCGGCCCAGCAGGCCTCTCAGGGGAAGGATCGCCTGGACACGCTCCTCCAGCACGCGCTCCACGGCCAGCGCGGCGGTGGCGCCCTGGCTGCGGACCACGAGCACCAGCGTGCCATCCGTGGGAGGCCGCTCGGGGGCCAGCCCCAGCAGGCTCGAGAGGTGGCAGAAGGGCAGCACCCGGCCGTCCACGTTCAGCGCCGGCCGCCCGGCCAGCTCCGTCATGGCCGACAGGTCCAGCTTCACGGCCCGGGAGACATGGGTGGCGCTCAGCGCCAGCGTCTCGTCCCCCGCCTTCACGAAGAGCAGCGGCGCCACCGTGAGGGACACGGGGACGCGAATCTCGAAGATGGTGCCCCAGCCGGGCGCGGACTCGACGCCCACATCTCCGCCCAGCAGCTGCACCGCGCTGCGCACGGCGTCCAGCCCCACGCCGCGGCCGGAGATGTGCGTGGCCACCTCGCGCGAGGAGAAGCCGGAGAGGAAGATGAGGTCTCTCGCCTGGCCCTCGGTGAGCGACGTGGCGGTCATCTCATCCAGGAAGCCCCGGCGCACCGCCACCTTGCGCAGCATGGCCGTGTCCAGGCCCACGCCGTCATCCTCTACCCGGAGGACGATGCGGTTACCCTCGCGCGAGGCGCGCAGCGTGAGGCAGCCCTTGGGGCGCTTGCCCGCAGCCACGCGGTCCACCCGGCTCTCCAGGCCGTGATCCAGCGCGTTGCGGATGAGGTGCAGGAGCGGCTCGCGCAGGGCCTCCACCACGGCGCGGTCGGCGCGGGTGTCCTCGCCGTCCATCACCAGATCCACTTCCTTGCCCAGCTCGCGGGCCAGATCGCGCACCACCCGGGGGTAGGGCTCGAAGAGGACCGACAGCGGCAGCATGCGGACCCGCTGCACCTCCTCCACCACCTGCCCCAGGTCCCTCAGCTCCTCGTTGGCGAGCAGCTTGGCCTCGCGGTGCAGCGCCGCGGCCAGGTCCTTGGCCTTGTTCAGCTTCGCTGCGAACGCCGAGCCCGCCGGGCCCAGGTCCTCGGCCTCGCGGGCCAGCTGCGCCAGCTCCCGGGCCAGCCCGAGGCGGCGGCCATTGGCCAGCTCCCGCCGCCGCGCCACCTGCGTGAGGTTGGTGGCGGCACTGGTGAGCAGATCCAGGCTGGAGACATCGATACGAACCGACCTGTCCGCGCGCGGCTCCGGCCTCGCGGGCTGAACGGAAGGGCCCTGCGCGGCAGAGGAAGCGGCCGCGCCGGGACCGCTGAGCGGAGGCCCGGACCGGACCGGCGCCTGGGGCGACAGGTTCGGGGCCAGCGGGCGCATTGGCTGAGACTGGCCGCCCGGCGACACAGACGCCGTGCCTCCCGAGGGAGTCGCCCCGGGGTTACCGGCCCTGGATGCCGAACCCGCCCCAGTGGCTCCGGACGCAGCGCCCTGGAGCGCCGCGGTGGGCAAGGGAATCGGCGTGAAGAAGCGGGGGGCGGGCACCGGCTGGCTCGGCGCGGAGGGCGGCGAGGCGTGCTGCGAAGCCGCGGAGGCCGTTCCCGGAGCGGGAGTTTGCGCCGGGGTGGAGGCCGGCTTCGGAACCGCGGGGAGGACCACCGGGTCGGGAACGGAGCTCCCATGCTGGGACTGCTCGCTCTTGGTGCGCTCCCGCAGCCACGTCACGAGCTTCTCCACCTCGGGGGCATCGTCGGACGCCACCAGGCCGGAGAGGATCATCACCGCGTCCGCGGACTTGAGGAGCGCGTCAGCGGAGTCATGGGACATCGAGTAGGAAACAGGCTCACTGGATTTGACGAGCTCCTCCATCTCGTGGACGAGCACGTTGATGCTGTCGAAGCCCATCATCCGGGCCTCGCCCTTGAGGCCGTGGAGCTCGCGAAGCGCCTTGCGCCCCGTCTCCACGTTGCCTCCGGAATCCAGCTCCACGATGGCGCGGTTGATGCGCTCCAGGCGCACCCCGACCAGGTCGCGGAACTGCTTGAGCAGACGATCCCGCGGTGTCACCCGTCACTCCTCGGGGGCGGCACCTGGCTGAGGTTGATCTGGAAGCGCTCCACCACGTTGCGAAGATCCAGCGCGAGCACCAGCAGATCACCGTTGGCCGTGCTCACCTGCTTGGTGGCGTTCAGGCTCTGCTGGGTGATGCGGAGGATGTCCGCCATGGTGTCCGCGAGCTGATCGGTACCGGTCTGCTGCTGCTGGGTGGCCAGCGAGATGGAGCGCACCGCGTCCGACGTCTGGCCGGCCAGATCGAGGATCTGCTTGAGGGACTCGGAGACCTGCTGCGCCAGCGAGGTGCCCGTGTCCGTGGCGCGCACGCCGCCCTCCGTGGCCGCTACCGCGGCACGCGAGGCCTCGCGCACCTCCTCGATGAGGCCTTCGATCTCCTTGGTGGACTCCAGCACGTTCTCCGCGAGGCGGCGCATCTCCGCGGCCACCAGCGAGAAGCCCCGGCCCACCTCGCCCGCCTTGGTGCCCTCCAGCTCGGCGTTGAGCGCCAGCAGGTCCGACTTGTCGGCCACGCCGTTGATGAACTCGACGATCTTGCCGATCTGCTGCACGCGCTTGTTGAGCCGGGTCACCGCCGAGGCGATGGCCTGGTTGTCGTTGCGCATGCGGCTCATGGAGGCCAGGAAGGCCTCGGCGCTGCCCTGCCCGCCCTGGGCCGCCGCGAGCGTGCGCTGGGCGATCTCCGCCACCGAGCCCGCGTTCTCCGCGATCTGCCGCGCGCTCCGCGCCAGTTCTTCCGTGGTGGCGCTCGTCTCATCCAGCGAGCTGGCCTGCTCGGCGGCGCCCGCCTCGTAGCGGCCCGAGGTGCTGAGGATCTCCTCCGTGGTGGCGCTGATCTGCGCGCCCGCGCGCTGAAGCTGCGAGAGCACGTCCGCCAGGTGCGCCCGCATCATCGCGAAGGCCGCTGAGACGGCCCACACCTCATCCTCGGCGGGGATCAGCCGGGGCGAGGCCAGGTTGCCGTCCGCGATGCGCCGCGCCTCCTCGGCGAGCTGGCGGATGGGACGTCCCACCAGCGTACCGCCCAGGTACGCGGTGGTGAGCGCCAGCCCGAACACGAGCAAGCACAGCGCCCCGCCATAGATGAGGGCTTCCTCGCGCAGCTCCTTCACCCGCACCAACTGCTCCTCCTGGGGCGTGGCCAGCACCTCCGCATAGGTGCGCTCCGCCAGCGAGGAGGCGAGGTTGGAGGTGAGCAGCGCGGGCGTCACCACGGCGATGGCGGTGAAGAGCACCAGCCGCACGCGGATCTGCGCACGCCGGGGCAGCGCGGCGATGAGCTGCGAGTGGCTCAACCCGAGCTCGCTCAGCCACAGCACCACCTGGCGGGCCCTCAGGGTGACCATGCAATGGACGAGCAGCGCGGTGATGGGGCCAAAGAGGAACCCCAGACCGGCCGCGCTCAAGCCCAACCGCCAGCCGGCATGGCTCCCCGTGGCCAACACAACGCCCAGCACCGACGTGCTGAGCAGCCACATGGCCAGCGACTTGACGAACGTCGTGTCCGCGGCGCGGGTGGCCTCCACCGCAGCCAGGGACAGGTTCTCCGGGGTGGGGGCCACATCGCCACGCTCCAGGCCGCGCAACACCCGGACGCTCCTCATCAACATCGCGCCGCCCGCAACCGAGGCGGCCGCACAAGCCAGCACGCCAGCCCACATCACCCAGGCGAAGGAGCCGTCCAGCTGGTCCTTCAGCGTGAGCGCGGCGTAGTAGGAGGCCAGCCCCGCCCCGATGAGGTTGCCCACGGGGACGGGGACCGCAAGGTGCCGGCTGAACGAGGCGCGCCGGGAAGTGCCGCTCGTGCTCATCGGCTAGCCCTCTCTCCCGGCCAGCTGGAAGCGCTCCACCACCAACTTGAGGTCGCGCGCCAGCGTGGACAGATCGCTGTTGGCCGCCACCATCTGCTTGGTGGCCGAGGCGTTCTGCTCGGTGACGCGAAGAATGTCGCCCATGGCGGCGGCCAGCTGGTCGGTGCCCGTCTGCTGCTGCTGGGTGGCCAGCGAGATGGAGCGCACCGCGTGCGAGGTCTGCCGCGCCAGCTCGAGGATGAGGCTGAGGCTCTCGTCCACCTGCGCGGCCAGCAGCGTGCCCGCGTCCGTCGTCTTCAACCCCGCCTCCGTGGCCATCACCGC
This genomic interval carries:
- the cheB gene encoding chemotaxis-specific protein-glutamate methyltransferase CheB, which translates into the protein MGKKVSVLVVDDSLICRQLICEALGQDPDLQVVATCADGKEAVARVKELRPNVITMDVDMPVMDGLTAVEHIMAECPTPILVLTADPRSQAPELTCRALELGALGLRVKPSIDDGLEAWNLAKELKLLSSVRVIRHLRGPKRITPAFKPETLPSVLPASVGMVAVGASTGGPQILQRMISELPADFPAPIAIVQHINAAFAESLAGWLANSSKLKVRLAQDGELLMPGHVLIAPPGMHMVIPFRGRVALKPGVERDGHMPSATVLLESVAKAYGRRALGVILTGMGEDGAAGMLAIKQAGGVTVAQNEESCVVFGMPGAAVERNAVDHLVHGDEVATSLVRLTRGEPLAQGR
- a CDS encoding hybrid sensor histidine kinase/response regulator → MTPRDRLLKQFRDLVGVRLERINRAIVELDSGGNVETGRKALRELHGLKGEARMMGFDSINVLVHEMEELVKSSEPVSYSMSHDSADALLKSADAVMILSGLVASDDAPEVEKLVTWLRERTKSEQSQHGSSVPDPVVLPAVPKPASTPAQTPAPGTASAASQHASPPSAPSQPVPAPRFFTPIPLPTAALQGAASGATGAGSASRAGNPGATPSGGTASVSPGGQSQPMRPLAPNLSPQAPVRSGPPLSGPGAAASSAAQGPSVQPARPEPRADRSVRIDVSSLDLLTSAATNLTQVARRRELANGRRLGLARELAQLAREAEDLGPAGSAFAAKLNKAKDLAAALHREAKLLANEELRDLGQVVEEVQRVRMLPLSVLFEPYPRVVRDLARELGKEVDLVMDGEDTRADRAVVEALREPLLHLIRNALDHGLESRVDRVAAGKRPKGCLTLRASREGNRIVLRVEDDGVGLDTAMLRKVAVRRGFLDEMTATSLTEGQARDLIFLSGFSSREVATHISGRGVGLDAVRSAVQLLGGDVGVESAPGWGTIFEIRVPVSLTVAPLLFVKAGDETLALSATHVSRAVKLDLSAMTELAGRPALNVDGRVLPFCHLSSLLGLAPERPPTDGTLVLVVRSQGATAALAVERVLEERVQAILPLRGLLGRFGHLSGATTLADGRLAMVLAAAYLTAGAYGSLTARLPRTSERAQEVHRRRIMVVDDSPLTRELIAALLEAVGYDTISAADGAEAIHLLSTTQVDLVVTDLEMPGLDGLELTRQIKGHDTLNRLPVIILTTRGGEEDRKKGLAVGADGYITKGDLVRQDLVDVVKRLLG
- a CDS encoding methyl-accepting chemotaxis protein translates to MSTSGTSRRASFSRHLAVPVPVGNLIGAGLASYYAALTLKDQLDGSFAWVMWAGVLACAAASVAGGAMLMRSVRVLRGLERGDVAPTPENLSLAAVEATRAADTTFVKSLAMWLLSTSVLGVVLATGSHAGWRLGLSAAGLGFLFGPITALLVHCMVTLRARQVVLWLSELGLSHSQLIAALPRRAQIRVRLVLFTAIAVVTPALLTSNLASSLAERTYAEVLATPQEEQLVRVKELREEALIYGGALCLLVFGLALTTAYLGGTLVGRPIRQLAEEARRIADGNLASPRLIPAEDEVWAVSAAFAMMRAHLADVLSQLQRAGAQISATTEEILSTSGRYEAGAAEQASSLDETSATTEELARSARQIAENAGSVAEIAQRTLAAAQGGQGSAEAFLASMSRMRNDNQAIASAVTRLNKRVQQIGKIVEFINGVADKSDLLALNAELEGTKAGEVGRGFSLVAAEMRRLAENVLESTKEIEGLIEEVREASRAAVAATEGGVRATDTGTSLAQQVSESLKQILDLAGQTSDAVRSISLATQQQQTGTDQLADTMADILRITQQSLNATKQVSTANGDLLVLALDLRNVVERFQINLSQVPPPRSDG